CGACACCAGCATTAGTTTTATGGGACTGGCATATTTAATATCATCAGCATCCACTGGGTCTGTGACTGTTGAGTCCGTTACGACAGGACTTGGGGATCGTGCGACTTCTTCAGAGCGGCGTGTCTTTACTCTTAGTTGACGTTCGGCATGAGACTCTGCACTTGTCTCAGCCTTACAGGCTTTTCTGTCATTAGCTGAAACAGGTGGAGTATTTAGTTGTCCTATCACAGCACTGGGTGGGGATTCAGTCATGTCAGTGCCTTGTGTGGGAGTGCTGTTATTTTTGGCAGAGCGACAAGCAGCATAAAACATCTTCCGTGGCTCAGTGACATACGAAGACAAGTGTTGAGGACGGACGATATTCCGCCGTGACCTCATAGTGCCACAAGCCTCGGATTTCTCTGGGCTCTGATTGTGCAGACTGGGCATTTCTGGGCTCTGATTGTGCAAGCTGGGCATTTCTGGGCTCTGATTGTGCAAGCTGGGCATTTCTGGGCTCTGAGTGTGTGAGCTAGTAGTGTCTGAGTTATAAGTGTGCAAGCTGGGTGTGTCTGGgctctgagtgtgtgagatggCCGTCTCTAGGCTCTGAGTGTATGAGATGGTGGAGTCTGGGCTGTAATCGAGCGAGCTGGGTGTTCCTGGGCTCTGAGCATCAGAGATGGTGGTGTCTGGGCTTTGAGTATGCAAGATGGGTGTGTCTATGGTCTGAGCTTGTAAAATGGGCGTGTCTGTTGTCTGAACATGTGATATAGGTATGTCTGGGCTCTGAGCATGTGAGATGGGTGTGTTTGGTTTCTGATCACATAAGACTGGCGTGTCTGGACTCTGAGTGTATGACATAGGTATATCTGGGCGTTGAACATTTGAAATGGGCGTGTCTGAGCTATGAGTGTTTGAGATGGGCGTGCCTGGGCTTTGAGGGAGTGAAATGGATATGTCTATGCTCTGGGAGTTTGATATGGGCATGTCTGTGATCTGAGAATGTGAGATGGGTGAGTCCAGGTTTTGAGGCATGTCCAGGCTTTGGGAACATGAGATAAATATGGGCATGTCTGGGCTCTGAGTTTGTGGAGTGAGTTTGTTCGGgctctgaatgtgtgtgtcagggctctgagtgtgtgagatgggCATGTCTGGgatctgagtgtgtgagatgggCGTGTCTGGgatctgagtgtgtgagatgggtgtgtctgggctctgagtgtgtgaggtgggcATGTCTGGGCTCTGAGCATGTGAGATGGGCGTGTCTGGGATCTTAGCATGTGAGATGAGCGTGTCTGGgatctgagtgtgtgagatgggTGTGCCTGGATACTGAGCTTGTGAGATGGGCGTGTCTGGGCATTGAGTATATGGGATGGGCGTGTCTGGGTGCTGAGTGTGACAGATGGGTGTGTCCAAGCTTTGAGCAGGTGAGATGGATGTGTCTGGGCTCTCAGTGTGTGGGATCGGCGTGTCTGGGTGCTGAGCAGGTGAGATGGGCGTGTCCAAGCTTTGAGCGTGTGAGATGGGTGTATCTGAactttgagtgtgtgagatgggCGTGTCCGAgctttgagtgtgtgagatgggtgtgtctgggctctgtgtgtgtgggttttgaCCATGTGAGATTGGCATGCCTGGTTGCTGAATGTGCAAGATGGGCATGTCCGGGCTTTGAGCATGTGAGATGGGTGAGCCTGGTATCTTGTTGTATGTGCCATGGGTAATCAGGTGTGTCTTCCGCTTCTTCTTCCTAGAAATGTCGGGTTCAAGTCGTGCAAGGTCACGTTTGATCTGTAGGCTCTGCCTGCGTGTTGCGGCTTGGTCATGTGACCTGCTGATGGCCTGCATCACTTCTTGTCGCCTCTGAGAGCGCGTTTGCGGGGAACGTTTCTCAGAGGCGAGGTGTTGCTCAAAGAGCTCCTTCAGATTGTAATCTTTCTCACTACTGCTGTGTAAGACGGTGGTGATAAtctcagtcaggtgtgtgtcaTCACAGGTTTTCACACTGTCACCACTGTCACTCCATTCTCGCTCCGACACCCCCATCAGTGTGTCGGTGAACTTGTCCATTAAGTCTATAATGTGTTCAGGCTTGGCTTGCATCTCGGGCATGTGTGTTTGATCGGTATGTGTGTTGTGAGGCAGGAGAGGTGGAGGCTGTGtattcagggtgtgtgtgttcaacatGGGCATGTCCGGATCACCACTGCTTTCGGTGTCCTGCGGTTTCGGGGACAGCGGGGGAGGGGATGGACTGTGGCAGCCGGAGTGTGTGTTGCTATCTGTATGTGCAACTTGTGTGATgtcacagatgtgtgtgtgctggcacACCAGTGCCCGAGAGCAAGCGCAGCAGCCGGCACAGCCGAGCCTGATGTTCCGACAGGAGGAGCCACTACAACTcttcatacacagacacacagaacgTACTGCACAAACCCCGAGTCTGCATGAGCACACATACCCGTTTGATACACAGCTATTCAACACACACATCGATTTATCGGCGTGACAGCAGTGACCACCATGCTTGCTCCTCAGAGTCGCGACGTCTCTTTGCGTTGCCACCGGCCCACCCTCTTCCTTCGGCGGGAACGACATCATTTCCTGCAGGATGTGCAACAGTATGACTCTGTGGTTTGCACAAAGCGATTTCATGACTTCCTCCAGCGCCGTACCTCTCTGCTCATGTCCTTCTTCCCTCTCCTTtgtcttgctctctccctcCTTTGTCACCAAACAGCTACAGGTAAATGAGGGACACATAATTACTCATCACTCAGACTGGGCAGCAagagtttctttttattttctccaccTTCACATTACAGTAGCACAAATCTGcttgaatcacacacacactatttattatatttcattttatttattatttatattcccTTGCAGATTTAAGGTAACCCTAGCTGTATTAAACCAGGCTTGTCGTCAGACCTTATGCACGTTAGAAGCAAATACATAACCTTAAACTCGTAAGCATGATATACAAGACATAAACGGGGGCCACAGGCTGCGGCAATCTGTCCTTTCTGAACACTCTAAAATGGGGGAAGTGCTAATTATGAATCACCAGCAGCGTAGGCAGTAACGCACTTCAGGTTGTGCAGGTAGACTTTTACCGTGTTTAAAAGTCTTTTACCGTCAAACGTCTACGCTCACAGCTACCTCTGGATCGAGAACGATCAGGGGCATatcaataatattatataagcTTTTCtgagttttaaaatgaaataaataaataagaacttGTTTGTACACTTAATTAGCTCATCATACTGTATTACAGCAGGTTAGCCAAGATCGTCAAAAGGACATGAGACCGAACAAGATCATTAGAGCGTCCATTTGCACAGTGGTCTAGTTTGAGGATTTATGATTTACTTACAGTGGAAAGAATATCTGACATTTTCGTCGTGTCCCGTGAAGCTTTCTCTAGTACGAAGGAGAATCTAATGTTTAGGTTACGTCACTTATTCGGACACCGCTTCATTTTCCTGCATTTATTTTGATCCCAGCATttcatataatatttcataaatgATTACAATAACGCTTCATAGTAACAGGGTTAAAGCCAggacacaaaacaacacaacgtGAGGATTTGTGTAACACGTCTATTCGGAAATTCTTGAAACTCTTATCTGTAAATCCGTTTTATTAACATCGTTAACGCTATCGTGAACATGTTTTAATTTACTTCCGGAAACCTGCTAAAATATGCACATTTTCCTGGGGACTGTATTCAGAAGAAGTCCTTCACTTCGCCGTAGCAACGTAAACACGACTATGGGATCGGGAAAAACATCAAAATCCAGGCAGGAAAACATTCtgaataaaatctgaaatttaTGTTACATAATTTATGTTACATTCATTAtgtccttacacacacacacacacacactctttcttcaGTGAGGAGGTTACTTACATTTCAGAAATGTTAATTAACCAGCACATAAAGATACACAAAGATTTTAATGCACTTTATTGTCATAGCATTTttgaaaagacttttttttttaatgatttgaaATCAAAGCGAGCATTACACATTAACATCAATATGAATTATTTATCAgatttataaattaaatgttaaagattCGGGAGTGTTCAGTGGACTCGCTGAGCGAAAAGCCCTTctctgattaataataataataataataataataataataataattaatcatcaCAATTAGagaaatataaatttttaaagAGCTAGAATAAAAGCATGCAGAACACggttcacatttaaaaacaatgaaGTGCTTCAACACAAATTCAAACACGCTAAAGCTCAACACAGTAAAGTCTTCTCCTGATTAACACagaaataatacacaaacatttaaagaGGAAAATCTGAATCAAAATCgtagtgcagaaaaaaaataataaatcgaTTACACCAATGCCGCCACACGCGGCGTCTTAAACATCACGTAATCATCCGACGTTTCATCGTCCGACTGCAGTTTCGCATCCGAGTACTAAACCCCGAGTCTTCACTACATTTAATCTGttgtttacataaaaaaaacgcTGTGACAGATCACTGATCGCGACTGATGTAGCAGGGCTCGAAATTAACGTGACGGTATCAGCAACTCTCAGCTGCGCGCGGATGCAGGTGAGAAACGACGCGTCGGACACAGTGCTCCGTGTAACGTGCTGCAGAACAGAAAACATCGGACATGGCGGAATGATCGGCGCAGCGGCGTGAGACGAACACGGTGGTGTTTAAGGAGTTAAATCCCGGTGGTTTCCAGACTAATCCCTAGTGCCTCTGCCTGCAGTCTATGTGTGATTAGTGCTGGAGTATTTTGACACGTTTCCTCTTAAAATTCACTCCGAGTGCGTTTTTACCGATCCCCTGATTCAGCTCGTAATCGCAGGTCTGTTTATACGTCACAGAATTCGTTCCTCCGGAGCCGAGAACACCGAGTGTTTTTGATGCACGGCGTGTCACGGAGAAGAATCCGTTCCTACGGAAACCcggttttatatattaataaccaTATTCCGGAACGCTCTCAGATCGAAAACGAAAGCGCAAGCGTGAAATAAACTCCAAGACCCTCTAAGAGCCTCTGCTTTCTTTACTCAGTCGCGAGACCCATGTCAGAATATTTGCCTGTAATCGCACACGCACGTGTGGAAAAGCCCTGGAATATTCTGGAAATGTTCTGGATATAAAAGTTCAATAATTCtcggaagaagaaaaaaaaaaaacggtttcaCTGCAGATAGAATaaatacaacatacagtaagagTAATAATAACACTTCGTTTCAGTCATCATGAGAACTAGAGACGGAGTCTTGTGCTGTGGCCaggagacttttttttgtttagttttttttttttttttgcattacaaTCGGTTAACGCTTGGTTAATTTCAAGCcctgagtttaaaaaaaaaacaacaacaacaaataaccaaaacaaaacaaatgaaaaaaatatttaattgcaAAACcttgaaattaatttaaaacgCTCTCTTAAAACTGAAACGTTTCCATTGCACTAAGATTAAATTAATACACAAAACtgaaatttaaattattattaaattattatacacacgcaaaataaaaaaatgaagcgGGCAGGTTTATTATTAACTCTGGTCTCTGTACTCTCTCACCCTGAGGATTTTACTTTTTATGGCTACATTAACCAAACTCAAGAATCAAATTTGGTTTCTTTACCTGAATTCGTCGTTTTACTGGAAACGACGTTTACATTAATGTGGtccaaaaacagagaaaaatcaAAAACCATCGTCAACACGTTTAAAAAGCCAAGTCAAAATATAAAAGAGGATATAAACACGAAATAAAGAGGATTTCAAAGCACAGACTGAAATAACGTCCGATCATtcggaaaaaatcagatttaagGACGTTGCCGATACTTCGTTTGGTTAAAGACGGCGATTTAAAAGCCTGATCTTAAATTATTAGCGCTTTTATGTTATCGTTGACGCTCGGCGCCGAATCGAATTCGGATTCGTCTGAAGGAATTACGGGATTGCGAAGGACATGGAAGGAAAACCGGCGTCCTTTTCTCAGGCGGCCAATCGCTGAGTGGAACCCGTGATAACGATATTATCACAATATTTATCCGTCGACGTCGTATAACCGATTATCGGCACACCCCCGCTGATTAAACACCATGATTCAAATCAAGCATGttacagatggagagagaaatcaatttacagaaataaaagatCATCTGCTCTTAAATGAACGCAGTGCCCGTCCCGACGACATTAACACCCGTACGTAGTGTTAATACACACTTATAAAGCTGTTCGTTTTGAGATGAAGCGTTAATAACAGGCACCGATGTCATGACATTCAGTTTACATGGCGGAAACCGAGCGGCTTTCTTCATAAATAACGTAAACGCACGATTCTCACGAACACAAACACGAACACGTCATTAACAGCGCATTCCTGAATCACAAAATTCACATTTCATTTTTGCGGCTGCACTTTAAAACCGTTTAGCATTAaacacaggggtgtgtgtgtgtgtgtgtgtgtgtgtgtctttgtgtatgtagCTTGTGTAAAGTGCAACCGAATCTCGTCCCTCGAGCTTTTCACAACTTCACTTAAAACTTGTAATAGAAAGAGTAAAAATGTTCATGCAGTGAACACACCACAGTCAAGTGTGtaaagtttttgtgtgtgtgtatgtgtgtgtgtgtacagtatgttacagtgtTAAATACACGAATGCTATCTTTGAGAATTAAATAACCGACAATAAAGACACGAGACGTAAAAGCAGCGCTGCAGATTAGCcctgaataaaacacacacacacacgcgtacagacacacacacgcgtacaaatatacacacgcgcacacacgcacactgtaaGTGGTGTGTTACAGACGTCAGTACAGCAGCGTTGTGCGGAGCGAGGTCTCCCTGAACGGTTCATTTGGTTACAGCAGaaaatcacaatcacatcaaCATGAACATGAAGATTAACTCAGCAGCGTTAATTACATGAGGTTAAAACTGGAGCGTTTATCATCTCGGTGAGGTTTACTGCGGTGTTTATTCTCCCAGTGAGGGGGTTTACTGCATCGTAATGGATCTCTAGTGTTAACTATCTAAGTGCAGATTTGCAGCTAGTGGCTACAGTGTTAACTACCCAAACAAGGTGTTTCCTTCAGTGTTAATGATCTAAGCCAGGACTCGTTTAATCATCTCTGTTAGTATCGATCCAGTGTTAATTATCTGAGTGAGATTTTTTTATCTGGATGTCAACTGTCCAACTGGAGCCTTTACTGCAGTGTTAATTCTCTCTGGGAACTGACTTACTGCTTTGTCTCTCCCAGTGCAGTGTCAACTGTCTCTCTTAGCAATGACCACAGTGTTAATTATGACATTGAGGTGTTTGCTTCAGTGTTAATTATCTcaatgtgggttttttttttactgcagtgTTAATTagctttgtctgttttttttattactgtagcgCTGACTATCCGTCTGCGGCGTTGATTAACATTTTAACCGCATCGTTAGTTTTCCAGTGATTTTGCTGCAATTAACACCGGTAACTGACACGTATGCGAATGCCGTGCTAGTTTCAGTACTACTTATACTGCAGGCTTTCTATGGTGTTAATGAAGTGCTTATCTCAGTAAAGTCCCGTTGCTTTGTTGAGGTTTTGTGGTGGTGTTAGTTGTCTGATCGAGGTTGTTTACGGAGGTGTTAATGATCCCAGCGAGGTTCTACGATCGTTAGTTATCGACAATAACGTGATGTTAATTGTCAAGAGTGAGGTTTTTTACGGTGGTGGTATTTTTTCCAGTGAGGTTTACAATGGTGTTAATTGTTACAGCAAGGTTTAACAGTGATGTTAATAATCCCAGAGGTTTTACAGTGGTGTTAATTATCTGAACAAGGCTTTACAGAGGTGTTCATTGTCTATGTGAGATTtaacagtggtgttaatattcCCAGAGTGGATTTAGAGTGGTGTTAATGATCCAGGTTAACTTCTACAGTGGTGTTAATTATCCCAGTTGGAGTCTGCAGTGTTAATTATCTCAGCTAGGTTTTTATGGCAGCAGTTATTTTACCAATGAGGTTTTCCGGCGATGATCAGTGCTAAAATTAATATTAgcctaataaaaaaatcacacacacacgcacgcgcacagagCAATCTGATTCACACCTAACAacgttaattaaaaaaaaaacaaaaaaacttgcGCCTAAATGATGGTTGGAAATAAAGGAATTAATGCAGCGTCATTAACACAAACAGTGTCGCCTGCGTCTATCTAATCGTACATAATAACCTGCCGGATCGATGCATCGCtactgatgacatcatcacttattattcaaaataaattaacCGTGTTAATGATCACCAAATgtgattctctcacacacaacacacacctgtctaaACCGAGggtgtgtctcacacacacacacacgacacacactcctcttccaAAACTGTcagacacacaatacacactcctcctgaaactgagtgtgtgttaaactgAACCCAGTCTAGGCTTTACTACACTGGCTGTTACATGCGATACACACACCTTTCACTACATTTCAAATGTTACACGTCATAAAAGTGTGTCACACTAAactgtgtgttacacacaaTTTGTCTATCCGCCCTAAACTGCGTCGCACTAAATTTGTGTttaatgcaacacacacacacactaaggtgTTAAGTAAGACCTGAGTGTATTACCCTTCACTTAGTGTGCTATACAAAACTCTATTGAGGGTGTTACACTAATTTGTGTGTtacataaactgtgtgtgttacattaaactgtgtgtgcgtgtgtgtgttatactaaTCTGTGTGTTACAATAAACGTCTAaaactgtgtgtattttacattAAACCACGGGTATAATAAGctaaactgtgtgtatgtcgcactaacatctgtgtgtgtgtgtgtgtgtgtgtgagggttacactgtgtgtgttacaaaaaTCCAGGTGTATGTTACATTAAACCATTTGTGTTGCACTAAAATGCTTGCGATACTAAACCGAGTCTTAACCGAGTGTGTGAACTAAACTGAACGTGTTAcactaaactgtgtgtgttacattaaaaaGGAGTGTTACACCAGCTCgagtgtgttacactaaagtaAGTGCATGTtacactgggtgtgtgtgtgtgtgtgtgtgtgtgtcgctaaAAATATGTGTTACGTTCCCCAAGTTTTTCCTGAACAGCAGATACACACTGTGTTAAAAGAGCTTGTTTTTTGGGGggtaataaataatttacacaaTTAAATACAATCTCTGAGCGATTAACACCTATCACTGTGCAGGCGTTAACGTCGTGTCAATAACAATTAGCAGATTAGCTTCCCTAAAAATTAGACCTGAATGAATCCTTCAGTTCCAACAGAACAGTGCTTTGCAGtttaaatagaacagtttataTCTTACAGATCTGCACAGTGAAACCCTGAATAAaggcgtgtgcgtgtgtgtgtgtgtgtgtgtgtgtgtggtgtgtaatgtgtaaagaatATGGATATTCAAGTTTATGTCATTAGAGTTCCTGACGGTTTAGCTTGTACGAggcgtttgtgtgtatatgtctgtttgtgtatttgtgagttaatgaggtgtgtgtgtgtgtgtgtgtgtgtgtgcaggcagtAGTGAGGTTAATCGCAGTACTGAGGTTTAAAACCGTTTCGAGGCGTTCAGCGTTGTCCCTGAGGTTCCTGGTTCCGGTGGGCGGAGCTTCTTTTTGGGCGGAGTCTTCAGTGTCCCCATACGCTCCTTCACTTTGTACTCGAGCGTGCTGTGCGGCACGCCGTACACACTTTGCGCCTTCGACACCGTCATCTTCCCACCCATCACCATGGCTATAGCCTCCTCCAGGATGTCATGGTCATACTGGCGGTAGCGCCCACGTTTCTTCCGCGGCTGTTTGTCCCGGCGCTCGCTCTCCTCCACACATTCGTCTGCACTCGCACTCCCACCTGCACtccgggcacacacacacggcgggGGAACGTCCCCCTGCAGTGGGCGGGACTCGAGGGCGGAGCTACAGTCGCTGTGTTTGGGGAGGAGGATCTTGACACGATCTGAGGTCTTGCTGTTGAGGTAAACGGCGTCAACAAGGCCGCTGAGGTCAGAGGGCGGAGTCGTTACGCCCGGACGCACCTGAGGGATGCGGAGCAGCGCAGAGCCCCCTGCCGGAGTGTTACATGCGTCGCTGCGTTCTCTCAGCTCACACACCAGCCGATGAAGGAGCGATGCCGCTGCTGCACTCTCCGTTGACGGCTTACCGCGTTCTGACTGGTCAGACCGAGGTCGCGTCCAGGTTGTTGCCGTTTTGGTCTCACCTGTGTGCAGAGCAGTGCGGGACGGTGTCACTCCATTGTGGTTGGCGAGCGCAAGAGGCACAGCgccggagtgtgtgtgatcCGCGTGGAGGCGTAGTGTGTTCTGAGGTATTCCGTATAATATGGCAGCTTTGTGAAGGTCCAGCGCACCGGAGCGAACATCCTTCACGGCTTTAGAGAGCAAACCATCAGCAAACTGAGTGCTGCGGCCCAGACGCTCGTCTCTGATTGGTCTCCTGGTGGGTGGGAGGACGAGAAACGCACGAGTGAGCTGACGAACGACAGGAAGCACTCAGGGTCCACTCCTTTACCGCCTTGTCTTTGGTAACATCACTCGCTtcatatttatgtgtttaaCACGCAGCCTCACTTTGAGCTGtacaaaatgtgtgtaaaaatgtgtttgtgtgtgtgtgtttcctctgtgtgtgtgtgcgtgtgtatgtctgtgtgtgagttttgcTCCTTTTTATCTTTAGTCTGAAACTTATAACGAGTAAACGGAAATAAAGCGATAGGTTTTGGCTGTCCAGCCCTTTGAagccctaacacacacacgtgacgtTACCGTCCAACAAGTGAGAAAAGAGTCAACCCTTCAGTGCAACACAACACTCTCTGAattaacacacacctgataaacacacactcagtttaaAGAGTTCAAAAAATGTGCACAATACAGTATTAAAGATATAATGAGAGCACTAAGACagtcacacatacaaacacacacacacacacacacacacacagttgaacAACATCTATTAGTGTTAACCGACTTACCCTGATAGTCTTTGTTGCGCGAGCGTGTTCAGAGACggtgtgtttttctttgagAGGTCGAGAACGCCGTCTGCTATAACAAGAAAACAACATCGTTAAGACACACAGACTCCAATTTAATAAGATCCTAAACAACAAGAACTAATATGTGCATGCttttaaaaaatcacacacaattaGTGCAAATGCTGCAGGTGATTTAATGACATGCTGTTCAAAATAAGCCGTCTGTTTAAAACCCAGACAGTTtctgtgtgtcgtgtgtgtcacCTTGTTGTGCACTCGGTGTGCTGCGACTGAGCGTCAGGTCCAGTGGTCCATCCGGCTCGGTTTGTGTGACGGCATTCTGGCTTTCGGTTGTTTGAATCTTATGCGCATATTCAACGGCGAACTGGCGAATCATCTTCCTCATCAACTCCTGCGCAGCCAACGGAATAATGGGGTCGCAGCTCTCAGGGAATTCTGGGCAATATATTATGGTGTAACCCATTAACAATATTTGGACACGGATTCTTAACAACAGTTTATCACAAGCTGTAATCGTGCCTGATTTTCATGCTCTGACACACCCTGGAGTTCAGGACTGTGAAGAACAAACCTTGATGTCTCGCTCTATTAAGACGGTGACAAACTAACACTCCTCATTAGCATCTTCTGAGATGCCCATTTCCTTCATCGCTACGTGTGCGCATTCCATGCTGGGAAGTGATCCAGTGCTAACCCAAAAACTACCGATACTTGGGATGTGTGTCCTGTAAATCTGGACTTGCCTCACAGTCATATAGTTTTAGCCTTAGCTTCTGACGTGGCACCACAAGTTCATCCATTACTAATTATGTAAAAACTTCAAGCTTTGTCTGTTTCCAGCTCAGACCATGTTCCACGTCTGTTAGTGTCTGTTCTTAACCGTGCCTGTACCTCTGCTCTGGCGCTCCAGATCCTAGACCACTTGCTGTCATGCATagtttcagaatcagaatcagaaagagctttattgccagaggcatgttttcacatgcgaggaatttgttttagtgacagaagctccacagtgtaacagaatgacatgtaCTATACAGacaaaattgtatgtacacatgtacaggtttgaaatgtgcaattgaaatatacatatacaaatataggcaatctgtatgtacaaatgtgcaaCTGAGGTATACGTAGTGCAAATGTgcaatgttgtgttgtgtgttccgtgtgtgttaagtgttcgtcatatggattgcctgaggaaagaaactgttcctatgtctggtcgttctggagctcagggctctgtagcgtcaaCCGGATGGCAagagttcaaagagggagtgtattggatgtgaggggtccagagtgagtgtgctggatgtgaggggtccagagtgattgtgctggatgtgaggggtccagagggagtgtgctggatgtgaggggtccagagtgagtgtgctggatgtgaggggtcaagagggagtgtgctggatgtgaggggtccagagtgagtgtgctggatgtgaggggtccagagtgagtgtgctggatgtgaggggtccagagtgagtgtgctggatgtgaggggtccagagt
The Tachysurus fulvidraco isolate hzauxx_2018 chromosome 7, HZAU_PFXX_2.0, whole genome shotgun sequence DNA segment above includes these coding regions:
- the lcorl gene encoding uncharacterized protein lcorl isoform X2, translated to MATRCCSARCSAERKGFRRELDSWRHKLIHCVGFESILEGIYGQRLLQDLSIFVNCEPEATADWSTDACCSFCNLQLEKISDRLPDSPPHAETPPQGINTSDTLQCQADQFLHAVLHKKEFPESCDPIIPLAAQELMRKMIRQFAVEYAHKIQTTESQNAVTQTEPDGPLDLTLSRSTPSAQQDGVLDLSKKNTPSLNTLAQQRLSGCLVTKEGESKTKEREEGHEQRGTALEEVMKSLCANHRVILLHILQEMMSFPPKEEGGPVATQRDVATLRSKHGGHCCHADKSMCVLNSCVSNGYVCSCRLGVCAVRSVCLCMKSCSGSSCRNIRLGCAGCCACSRALVCQHTHICDITQVAHTDSNTHSGCHSPSPPPLSPKPQDTESSGDPDMPMLNTHTLNTQPPPLLPHNTHTDQTHMPEMQAKPEHIIDLMDKFTDTLMGVSEREWSDSGDSVKTCDDTHLTEIITTVLHSSSEKDYNLKELFEQHLASEKRSPQTRSQRRQEVMQAISRSHDQAATRRQSLQIKRDLARLEPDISRKKKRKTHLITHGTYNKIPGSPISHAQSPDMPILHIQQPGMPISHGQNPHTQSPDTPISHTQSSDTPISHTQSSDTPISHAQSLDTPISPAQHPDTPIPHTESPDTSISPAQSLDTPICHTQHPDTPIPYTQCPDTPISQAQYPGTPISHTQIPDTLISHAKIPDTPISHAQSPDMPTSHTQSPDTPISHTQIPDTPISHTQIPDMPISHTQSPDTHIQSPNKLTPQTQSPDMPIFISCSQSLDMPQNLDSPISHSQITDMPISNSQSIDISISLPQSPGTPISNTHSSDTPISNVQRPDIPMSYTQSPDTPVLCDQKPNTPISHAQSPDIPISHVQTTDTPILQAQTIDTPILHTQSPDTTISDAQSPGTPSSLDYSPDSTISYTQSLETAISHTQSPDTPSLHTYNSDTTSSHTQSPEMPSLHNQSPEMPSLHNQSPEMPSLHNQSPEKSEACGTMRSRRNIVRPQHLSSYVTEPRKMFYAACRSAKNNSTPTQGTDMTESPPSAVIGQLNTPPVSANDRKACKAETSAESHAERQLRVKTRRSEEVARSPSPVVTDSTVTDPVDADDIKYASPIKLMLVSTIKDEDGVKYTLRAAQTHSDEESFDPCVEASWVRNTLQEQARDETVQKMSNECSEKLYREEFANTEGLRDCMNSINEAEPTIKRRPGRPKKLKSPMEKSVKRPIGRPRKCKQVDIINEAPSEDNEKPRAEDAPNEEDGNKNLKITITYGRRKAWRMVSEGQIHTEQSKGGRASTQRSNADEPAHFTQAQVSMNKDQFSLVMPVEDRKNLMHSIVCPKQSDSAGTRRPGRPAKVKISGISVTVTTVSPQQRKIHIKRDVREPAKHRRALLTDLESNKEQETITEEEQASVRHSVRERRPSVHLLHCDAISRPNTPTPRSRKLLLQKSDDTQQDAQQHKPKDANDTMTRPNTSPQDAVHISAASVESLFDANLQWWPTSASPETLKEEMNRRLRVMKETWVSDTSDVFTASSSSADTSDVFTASGSSADTSDVFTASGSSAVRMLFERDCSMETLCSWFMQTTETQSLAIIKKANNRNPCEVFQYSSAKANDRPNVCSSPQAERLRKCIKKFATVVPKSPSKLWRTQAKISGTQNCFTKQHVLNTTLNNTEKLQQNRTWHLYKTALDRARSRFKSRTKNTDVDIKSLNEQVDSGIQPTSVSEHCVLNTLQTESHRTSTQQKQITANAWSAHTLRECKVFLRKLNSSNTRSMSEESNDCSVRFSVSPAGNGSVQNREQGVRKSIKQEKTSNSGTSTRQQSKVKRKRRHSCTNVSPPSPKQQRSSRGVMAAKWSDFILGPAR